The Corynebacterium freiburgense region ACGCAAGGGACGATACCGTTGGGTGGAAGACCAAGTCCGCCCAATCTTCGAATCAGTTCAGGTTTTGCAAAAAGTAACCCCATCGTTACAACGCCGTGCCGTACTGACTGAAGCTCGTATTCGGGACACATTGCGCGCTCCGCTTCTCGATGATGCAACACTGCACGCCAATGTTTGGGATGCCCGCCAACGAGGTGTAGAAGTCCGTTTACTTGATGACTTTTCTACCAGGGAAAACCCTGTTTTAGAGGCAAAGCATAAACTTGCATTGACTCGCATTACTCGCGCGGCCGTCGAGAGCATCGCGCTCACAGATCAAGGCACAATTACGGTACGGATTAGCCCTCCCGGACGCCGCTGGTTCGCAACTATTAGCGACCCAAATGGAATTAGACGGTTTGACCATTATGGAAATGAACTGCGCTTTCATACTTCCGTCGCCGAGTAGGGGTAGCGTTGATTACATGAGTTTATCAATGGTCCGACGAATTGCAGCCATCGACGATCACGCTCTTTCCCTTAGAGGGTTGGCAAGTCTCACTTCTGGTGTAGAAGATATTCAGCTTGTCGCGACTGCTGCTACTGTTCAAGAGCTGGTAGAGAAGTTGCCTCCCGGCGAAATGCTCGATCTCGTGTTACTTGATCTTCGCCTATCCGATGGCTCAAAACCAGCCGCAAATGTTGAAGCACTGAAGTGTATTACACGACATGTTTTAGTATTCTCCTCGCTGGAAAGTCCGTATCTTGTACGTGACGCAAGCCATGCTCAGGTGCTGGGAATGATTCCCAAAACTACAGATCCTGAAAAAGTTATCGAAGCAATACGACTTGCAGCTGATGGTTACGATGTGCATACCGCAGAGTGGGCCTCTGCAATCGACTCAGATCCACTCCTTGATGCAGTCCAACTTTCAGATCGTCAGCGAGAGGTTCTTGAACTCTACGGATCCGGAGAACCAGCCAAACGAGTCGCATCATTAACAGGATTATCACAAGAAACAGTAAATGATTACCTCACCAGGATCCGCCTGAAATATGCGCTGGCAAATCGGGCCGCTTCCACAAAGATTGAGCTCTATCAGCGCGCCCTGGAAGATGGTTGGCTGCCCGGACCTACCGATCCGCACTCATAATTTTGCCCACAATCTATCACGGTTTCCGTTTGTACTAGATACGCACACGGAGGCCGTTTTCTTTCACCTTTCCGCCGACACACGATGTTCATTGCATTATTTTTCTTGCGTATATAACAACTTGGTTGAGAAATCCACGAACAATTTCGATAAACATTTTCGAAATTTAGGAGATTTGAGATAAGCCACAATTTTGACACCTACAATAGTTGCGTCATGAAATACTCGGCAAGACTCTTTGACAATGTTATCGTGGAGAATATGACATAAATGAAAAACCAAATACCGAACTACCGTTTATATATCCTCCACACGTTACTGCAATGGTTCAAAACTATGATCCACCCATTGGGCGGAGGATTCTCTTCATAATTCTTCAAGTACACGACAGTGAAAGCGCTGTCATATCAAGTGATAGGTAAAAATGAAAGGAGTTCTTGCACTACAAGCAGTCAACATATGAGGTATTTTCCACGAAATACATATGAGGAAATACTTTGCCGGTGTGACATCCCCACTCATTTTAGATTGTCTACTCCGCCATTTTCGGTACGATGTTTTTGGGACGTTTGTTAACGATACTTTTAGAGCGCAACAATAAGTGATAGATAGTGCCCGCTTAATCCATACACAGGATTACGGTATTGCTATTTTAGGAGGTTACATTTCGAAGGTCTAGAATAAAGTTCAGGACAACTGAATAGTGTCACCCATGCTGATCCGTAAACAGAGTTAACGGAATGCCCTCAATTTTATACCCCCTAAACTAGGGGCATATCGTTTCTCGATTTTTGTTTTTACCCTCACAAGGTGATCTTTACGGAGGCGAGCCGAAGTTTTGCAGCCCCAAGGTTCTAGGCGTTACCAATCGTGAAAATTCCTTGGTCAATATCGTCGGAAGGTATATCGATATCTTGATACTGCTTTGCACCATACAGCCCCAGCGGTCATGGTTCCTTTGAGGTAGTTCGGTGGCTCATCCAGTGGTGGCACGAAAGATGATCGGTCTATGCAGCGAGGAGGAAAGTTTGCTGCTCGAATTCGTCAATAAGAACTGCTCGACAATGCGCCAACAATTCAAGTTGGCTTTGGAACAAAGAAAGGAATCTTGATTTTCATTTGAAATTTTTCCTTTTGGATCGGATTTTTTAATTCTAGAAAAAGCGCCGCTCCATGTTCCATGTCCATCATCGAGGAGATGAGCCGACTCATGAAACTCGCCATTATTGATAAAGCCACTGGCCGTGAATATTGGACTGCCCACCAGTGTGCAAAATTTCTTGGAATTGCCCGAGATACGTTTACTTCTTATGTTTCTCGAGGACAAGCCCCTGCTGCTGCCGCACGTTTTGAAAACCTTCGAGTGTGGGACGCCGACGGAGTAAAGCAATGGCATGCAAACCGTCCTGGTTCTCCAGTGCCAGGAGCCGGAAAGTAACAAGCTTTGGACTTATGCCTCTCCCGAAAGCTAGGCTGATCCTTGCTCCATGGCGTTTTGGGATGGCGGGTTGGTTTGAATACGCCTGAATTAGCTGATTTTTGGGACCATCGACTTGTTAGTGCCGGCTGCTAGATGTGTGAACGTAAGTTAAAGGGTTTTCGGGTGGGGCAGCTGGTTTTCCAGTGGTTTACAGGGGTTTGGTCGGCTTCCAGGGTGCTTGATAGGCGCACCCTATCAAACTAGTGATATTTTCATACTGAGTGTCACGGATTCCATAAAATCGCCTGAAAAAATGGAATTTGTGACAGCAACCAACATTGCGCACAACTGTTGACCTGGGGTTTGTCGCAGATTCCATAAAAACAGTGAAAAATGTGAAAAAAATGGAATTTGTGACAGGTTCCCTACCTATCGTGTCGCAGATTCCATAAAATCCGCCGAAAAAATGGAATCTGTGACAACACGCCCAACCAGCGCCCAACCGGACCTCCAAAAGACCGACCAGCGCCAGAAAAGACCAAACACCACCTAACCAGCCCTGAACTAGGCCCAGCCAAATCCCAGCTCACCACAAGCACACAAATAAACGCAGTCCAAAACTACCCCCGTTACCTACAATCGTGTGGGCTTTGTGTCACCTCCGCCACGTTACTTCACCCATTCACTAGGGATAACATTTACTCCATAACGGTATTAGAATGAGCCTATGGGAGATCCAGACATTAGGCTCAGTGATAAGGAGCGAGACGATGCTTTTGAGGCGCTGCGTCAGCACCTATCGGATGGGCGTCTAACACTTCAGGAATTTGATGAACGTGCAGCTGCCGTAGTTAAAGCCACGACGCGTGGCGATCTGTACCCACTATTTCGTGATCTTCCGGCCACGTTAGCTGAGCATTCTCCAAGCCCGCTGCCAAATAGCTTTACTGGTGGCTCTTCAATCGCAGAAATCGAACGCCGCAAAAAGTATTTTGAAAAGATGATGGTCGGCGTATGGGCTACCACGCTGGTGATCTTTTTTGTCTCACTGTTTATTCTGCGAATTCCATGGTTTTGGGTGGTCTTCCCAATCGCAGGGGTCTTACATTGGGCTTTAGATGAATTTATGGGCATTTCCGAGGAAGAAGAAAAACTCCTTGAACAATCCAAACGCAAAGAGCTAAACACTTAAGCCAGTTCAACCAATTCCATATATTCATCATTCCAAAGGTCTTCTACGCCGTCTGGCAATACAATGACTCGCTCGGGGTTTAATGCGGTCACCGCACCGGGATCGTGCGTTACCAAAACCACAGCACCCTTGTAGGTTCGTAGTGCATCAAGAACTTGTTCGCGGGATACGGGGTCGAGGTTATTAGTGGGCTCATCAAGTAGGAGTACATTTGCACGGGAAGACACTAGTGCTGCCAATGCCAACCGAGTTTTTTCACCACCAGATAGTGTTCCTGCCGGTTGCTGTAGCTGCTCGCCAGAAAACATAAATGCACCTAGTAGGGATCGAAGGTCTTGTTCCCCAGCATCCGGGCACGCCTCAATGGTGTTTTGCCAGACGCTTTTTTCTGGATTAATAGTGTCGTGTTCTTGGGCAAAGTATCCAATTTTCAAGCCATGTCCTGAGACAATGCCCCCTTCCCCATCTGTGCGTTCTACTCCGGCGAGGAGTTTAAGTAATGTAGTTTTTCCGGCACCATTAAATCCAAGAACTACAACCCGTGAGCCTTTATCAATGGCCAGGTCAACTCCAGCGAACACTTCAAGCGACCCATACATTTTTGTAAGTCCACTTGCGTTGAGTGGAGTTTTGCCACATGGCGCGGGTTCCGGGAAGGAAATATGAGCGACCTTATCTGATTGACGAATATCGTCGAGCTTGGTAACCATTTTTTCTGCTCGAGCAAGCATTTGCTTTGCGGCAGCGGCTTTAGTCGCTTTGGCGCCGAGTCTGGCTGCTTGTTGTTTGAGTGCTGCGGCTTTTTTCTCAGCGTTTGCTCGTTCGCGGCGTCGGCGCGCTTCATCGAGTGCGCGAGCGTCAAGGTATTTTTTCCATCCCATATTATATACGTCGGCTTCGGCACGCACTGCGTCTAAAAACCAAATCTTATTGCACACGGCGTCGAGAAGCTCAACATCGTGTGAAATCATTACAAGCCCACCATCGTGTTTGGCTAAAAATTCACGTAACCAGGTAATGGAGTCAGAATCCAGGTGGTTGGTGGGTTCGTCCAGCAGTAATGTGACTGTTGATTTACCGGAGCCATTGGATGCCGCGAAAAGGATTTGGGCGAGTTCTACGCGGCGTCGTTGCCCGCCGGACAGGGTTTTCAGCGGCTGGTCGAGCACTCTAGCGGGCAGTCCAAGGGAATCACAAATACGTGCGGCTTCGGAGGCCGCCTCATATCCACCTAATTGATGATACTGCTCTTCTAAACGTGAATACTTCTGTATCGCCGCATTGCGTTTCCTATCATCGGAGGTTGTTTCCATGATTTCTTGTTGGCGTTCCATTGACGCCATAATGCGGTCGAGCCCGCGGGCAGAAAGTACTCGGTCCCGTGCTGTTTGCTCGATATTGCCTTCACGGGAGTCTTGCGGTAGATACCCTATTTCACCAGAGCGGATGACTTTTCCTCCATAGGGTTCAGTTTCACCAGCCAAGATTCGCATAGTTGTGGTTTTTCCGGCACCATTTCGGCCCACAAGCCCAATGCGATCACCTGGTTGGACGCGCAGGTGCTGTCCTGGGGCAAAAAGGAGCGTGCGGGCACCTACGCGAACTTCAAAGTCTTCCGTCACAATCACGAACACTCATACTAGCGGTCATCAACAAATTTGTAATAAAACTGGCACTGGCCCACAACCACGCTTATGCTTTTGATGCAAATACACTATGTAAGGAGAATGTATGCGTATCGGTGTGCCTCGAGAGCAAAAAGACCATGAGAAACGAGTAGGTATAACACCTGATGGTGTACATTCACTAGTTGAATTAGGGCACACCCTTGTTATTGAGCGCGGCGCGGGTGTAGGTTCTGGTTTTCAAGACGCCGATTACACCGCTGCGGGAGCACAGCTTGGTTCCGCTGCTGATGCGTGGGCTTGTGACCTCGTAGTAAAGGTGAAAGAACCAATTCCATCCGAGTACGGCTTTTTACGTAACGATCTCACACTATTTTGTTATCTTCACCTTGCTGCCGAGCCAGAATTGGCTCAAGCACTTATGGATGCTGGAACCACTGCCATTGCATTTGAAACCGTGACAGACGCACACGGTGGCCTGCCTCTGCTCACCCCAATGAGTGAAATTGCCGGCCGTCTTAGTGTGCAAATTGGCGCATACCTATTAACCAATCCGGCGGGAGGTCCTGGTGTACTGCTTGGGGGCATTGGTGGGGTTGCCCCAATTCATGTGACGGTGGTTGGCGGTGGCACTTCTGGTGCCCAGGCCGTGGATGTTGCGGTGGGGCTTGGCGCACAAGTAACAGTGATTGATATTAATACCAGTACGCTCCGGCGGTTTATGGAACGCTACCAGAACCGGGTTCATTGTGTAAGTTCTTCACCTGCTGCGATTGCGGAGGCGTTAAGCCGTTCCCATTTGGTTATTGGTTCGGTGCTCGTTCCTGGTGCAAAAGCCCCAATTGTGATCTCAAAGGAACATATCCAGGCAATGCCGCAAGGCGCCGTTATCGTTGATATTGCCATCGACCAGGGTGGTTGTACGGAGCTTTCCAAACCTACCAGCCATAGTGAGCCAACATATGTGGCTGATCATGTGACAATGTATTGCGTGACTAATATGCCTGGTTCGGCGCAGGTGACTGCCACCAAGGCACTCGCTGCTGAAACATTGCCATTTGTTCGGCAACTGGCGGAATTGGGTACTGAAGAAGCCATCGCTGCTAACCCACATCTGGCGGCAGGTGTAAATATTAGGCGTGGCGAAATTTTACACCAAGGTGTGCGACAAGCATTGTGCTAGATCTTATTGTTGTTGGTTTGGGCCCGGCGGGGCTAGCGTTAGCACACCGAGCCCAAACATATGGCTGGCAGGTTTTAGGATTTGACCCAAAACCTGAATGGGACCATACGATCGGTTTTTGGGTTGATGAAGTTCCCGATTGGCTCAATGTTCCTATAGCCGGGCAGTGTCAACCGAAGGTGCGTTCTAAAGGGTTTTCGCGAACTTTACCGCGGGACTACGCAATTATTGATGCCCCCGCATTCCGTAAGCAACTCTCCACCTTCCCCATTCTTAGGGAATCTGCAGAAATTATCGACGCCCACACCGTCCGGGCCCGCCACACACATACTGCACGCATGGTGGTAGACGCCCGCGGCTACCAAGAAAAATCTGGCCCCTTTCAACAAGCCGCTGGCTGTTTAGTAGAACATAGCGAACCGTGGTGGATGGATATACATGGCACAACATTTACCTATGCCATACCGATCCATAACCAATGGCTTATAGAACGCACAATCCTCATTACAAAGGCCCCACAGCCATGGAGCGAACTGGAATCCATGCTGCCTACACCAACCAGTGATCGGGTGCTATTTTCCATGCGCATCCCCCGGTATTCCGGTCCGGCTATTCCGTTTGGCGTGCGAGCAGGCATGCTTAACCCGGTTACTGGATATTCAATTGGCACCGCCTGGCGGTATATCGATGATGTTCTTTCTGGAATATACCCTTGGAAACGCCTAAGTTGGCGGATTGAGCAGTGGCTTTTGCGGCGTAGTCAAGCACTGCTCCTTACCATTGACCAAGAACGCTTCTTTGCGGAAGTTTTTCGTCTCCCAGATGAAACCCTTCGAAGGTTCCTGCAACTTGGTGACCTTCCCGGCACTCTTCGCGGAATGTGGACATTGTTTTACCAGGCTCCTTGGCTGCGTAGACACAGTATTGCCGCACTGCTCAAATCTGGATAAAAAGCGATTTGACCCTCCTGTTAGAGGATGGCTCATACTCATCCGGAAAGCACAGCAAAGGAGGACTCCATGTTGAAAATTGGACAATTTTCATTGGTTTCAGGGCTTAGTATTAAAGCCCTTCGCTTTTACGATCAATGTGGGCTACTACCAGCCGAAATTGATCCACTCAATGGGTATCGGTGGTATTCACCTACGCAACTCGAATCAGCAGATCTTATTCGCGTACTGCGCGCAAGTGGCTTGTCTATTGAACAGACTCGAAATGCTCTT contains the following coding sequences:
- a CDS encoding DUF1707 SHOCT-like domain-containing protein; the encoded protein is MGDPDIRLSDKERDDAFEALRQHLSDGRLTLQEFDERAAAVVKATTRGDLYPLFRDLPATLAEHSPSPLPNSFTGGSSIAEIERRKKYFEKMMVGVWATTLVIFFVSLFILRIPWFWVVFPIAGVLHWALDEFMGISEEEEKLLEQSKRKELNT
- a CDS encoding lycopene cyclase family protein; this translates as MLDLIVVGLGPAGLALAHRAQTYGWQVLGFDPKPEWDHTIGFWVDEVPDWLNVPIAGQCQPKVRSKGFSRTLPRDYAIIDAPAFRKQLSTFPILRESAEIIDAHTVRARHTHTARMVVDARGYQEKSGPFQQAAGCLVEHSEPWWMDIHGTTFTYAIPIHNQWLIERTILITKAPQPWSELESMLPTPTSDRVLFSMRIPRYSGPAIPFGVRAGMLNPVTGYSIGTAWRYIDDVLSGIYPWKRLSWRIEQWLLRRSQALLLTIDQERFFAEVFRLPDETLRRFLQLGDLPGTLRGMWTLFYQAPWLRRHSIAALLKSG
- a CDS encoding ABC-F family ATP-binding cassette domain-containing protein, with product MIVTEDFEVRVGARTLLFAPGQHLRVQPGDRIGLVGRNGAGKTTTMRILAGETEPYGGKVIRSGEIGYLPQDSREGNIEQTARDRVLSARGLDRIMASMERQQEIMETTSDDRKRNAAIQKYSRLEEQYHQLGGYEAASEAARICDSLGLPARVLDQPLKTLSGGQRRRVELAQILFAASNGSGKSTVTLLLDEPTNHLDSDSITWLREFLAKHDGGLVMISHDVELLDAVCNKIWFLDAVRAEADVYNMGWKKYLDARALDEARRRRERANAEKKAAALKQQAARLGAKATKAAAAKQMLARAEKMVTKLDDIRQSDKVAHISFPEPAPCGKTPLNASGLTKMYGSLEVFAGVDLAIDKGSRVVVLGFNGAGKTTLLKLLAGVERTDGEGGIVSGHGLKIGYFAQEHDTINPEKSVWQNTIEACPDAGEQDLRSLLGAFMFSGEQLQQPAGTLSGGEKTRLALAALVSSRANVLLLDEPTNNLDPVSREQVLDALRTYKGAVVLVTHDPGAVTALNPERVIVLPDGVEDLWNDEYMELVELA
- the ald gene encoding alanine dehydrogenase; the protein is MRIGVPREQKDHEKRVGITPDGVHSLVELGHTLVIERGAGVGSGFQDADYTAAGAQLGSAADAWACDLVVKVKEPIPSEYGFLRNDLTLFCYLHLAAEPELAQALMDAGTTAIAFETVTDAHGGLPLLTPMSEIAGRLSVQIGAYLLTNPAGGPGVLLGGIGGVAPIHVTVVGGGTSGAQAVDVAVGLGAQVTVIDINTSTLRRFMERYQNRVHCVSSSPAAIAEALSRSHLVIGSVLVPGAKAPIVISKEHIQAMPQGAVIVDIAIDQGGCTELSKPTSHSEPTYVADHVTMYCVTNMPGSAQVTATKALAAETLPFVRQLAELGTEEAIAANPHLAAGVNIRRGEILHQGVRQALC
- a CDS encoding response regulator transcription factor, with product MSLSMVRRIAAIDDHALSLRGLASLTSGVEDIQLVATAATVQELVEKLPPGEMLDLVLLDLRLSDGSKPAANVEALKCITRHVLVFSSLESPYLVRDASHAQVLGMIPKTTDPEKVIEAIRLAADGYDVHTAEWASAIDSDPLLDAVQLSDRQREVLELYGSGEPAKRVASLTGLSQETVNDYLTRIRLKYALANRAASTKIELYQRALEDGWLPGPTDPHS